The genomic interval TCGACGATGGCGGTGGTGAAGGTGTCGAACTGGATCATCACATAGAGGCCGTATTCGGCCAGCAGATGCAGGCCGATCAGCAGGCAGCCGCCATAGACCGCCACCCGCAGCTGCGGCAGCACCACGGTCAGGAACACCCGCCAGGGGCCGTGGCCGAGCGAGGCGGCGACATCCTCCATGGTCGGGTCGAGCCGGCGTAGCTGCGCCGCCACCGGCAGATAAAGGAACGGGGAATAGGCCAGGACCGAGACCAGGACGGCGGCGGCCAGACCATGCATGCCGGGCGCGACGGTCACCCAGGCATAGCTATGGACGAAGGCGGGAACCGCCAGCGGCGCCACCGCCAGCCAAGCCCAGAAGCGCCGTCCGGGCAGGTCGGAGCGTTCGGTCAGCCAGGCCAGCGTCACCGCCACCACGACCGACAGCGGCAGGGTCAGCAGGACCAGCAGCAGCGTGTTTCCCAGCAGCTCGCCGACCCGGCGGCGGAACACCAGCTCGACGACGGTATCCCAGCCCGTCTGGATGGTGACCCAGACCACGAAGGCGAGTGGCATGAGGGCGAGCGCCGCGACCAGGGAGGTGACGGCGAGCACCGGCAGCGGCGCACGCCCGGTCCTCCGCACGGCAATGAGGGACGCCGCGGCGGGAAAGGCGGTGCTGCCACCGTTGGGCGGGCCATCCGGCGGGTGCTGCGTATGTTGCGTGTTGAGAGTGATGACGGCGAACTCCGGAACCGGCCCCTGGTCCGCCCGGATGGACGGACCTCGACCGCCGTTGCCCGCGATCCGATGCCGCGGGCAACGGCAGCAGGGATTACAGCAGGCCGGCCGCAGTCATCAAGTCGGTGACGGCCTTATTGTTGAGGGCCTCCGGCTTGACCTTCGGCGCCTGGAGCTTGTCGAGCGGCTCCAGCCGCTGGTTGGAGGCGATGCCGCCGGCGACGGCATATTCGTAGGAGTCGCCGTCGCGCAGCACTTCCTGGCCGCCCTTGCCGGTCAGGAACTTCACGAAGGCCTCGGCCTCGCCCTTGTGTTTGCTCGACGCCAGGACGCCGGCGCCGGAGATGCTGACGAAGGCGCCGGGATCGCCGTTGCGGAAATAATGCAGGGCGACGTTCTTGCTGTTCTCGCCGCCGGTGCGGGCCTGATCGCCGATGTAATAGTAATGGTAGATCACAGCGCCTTCGACTTCGCCGGCATTCACCGCCTTCATGGCGACGCTGTTGCCGCGATAGGGCTTGGCGTTCTCCTTCATCGCCTTCAGCCAGGAGGCGGTGGCCGCCTCGCCCTTCAGCTGGAGGAGCGCGCCGACGATGGCCTGGAAGTCGGCGCCGGCCGGCGAGGCGGCCCACCGGCCCTTCCACTCGGGGTTGGCGAGGTCGAGCAGCGACTTAGGCAGCTTGTCCTGGGGCAGCTTGCCGGTGTTGTAGGCGAAGACGGTGGAGCGGGCGGCGATGCCGACCCAATGTCCGCTGGCCGGGCGGAAGTTTTCCGGCACGGGAGCCAGTGTCTCGGGGCTCAGCGTCGCGAAAAGGCCGGCATTGTCGACCAGGGCCATCGCCGGCGAATTCTCCGTCAGGAAAACGTCGGCGGGGGAGGCAGCCCCCTCCTGCACGATCTGGTTCCCCAGCTCCATGTCGCTGCCGTTGCGCACGGTCACCTTGATGCCGGTCTCGCGGGTGAAGCGCTCCACCCATTCCTTGGTCAGGCTGGCATGCTGGGCGTTGTACACCGTGATGCCGTCGGCACTCGGCGTGGTCTGGGCCGAGACGGAGCCGGTCAGGGCGACGGCCGGCAATGCGGCGAGAGCGGAGGCAAGGGCGAGCGAACGGACGAACCGGGAGCGGGAGATCTTCATTCCAACCTCTTCTGCGGGCAGGCACGGCCTGTCGGGCCATGCCACCCCCGCCTTTTAGTCCTTGCGCCAACTTGTTGCAACTTGTTCTCATTCGCGCGGGGCGGCCATGATTTTGCCCATCCTCGCCGTTCATGCCGGTTCAACCACCTTGACGCGCGCGTCATGCCTCCATACGCTTCCGCACCGTCGATACCGCTGGAATGCGGGTTGAACAGGGCTGGCAAATAAGACGCTGAAAAGCAAAGGAGGGCCGCTCGACCACAGGCGGCCCTCTTTCAATTTCCGGTTCCAACGATAAGGGGAGGGAGGAGCATGGCGGGCGCCAAGTTCCTGAAGTTCGACACGCAGAGCCTGCATGCGGGCCAGAAGCCCGATCCGGCCACCGGGGCGCGGGCGGTTCCGATCCATCTGACCTCCTCCTACGTCTTCAGCGACGTCGATCAGGCGGCGGCGCTGTTCAACCTGGAACGGCCCGGCCACATCTATTCCCGCATCTCCAACCCCACCGTCGCGGTGCTGGAAGAGCGGCTGGCGACGCTGGAAGGCGGGGTGGGGGCGGTCTGCACCGCCAGCGGGCAGGCGGCGCTGACGCTCGCCATCATGACGCTGATGGATGCGGGCGGGCACATCGTCGCCTCCTCCTCGATCTATGGCGGCAGCCGCAACCTGCTGGCCTACACGCTGCCGCGATTCGGCATCACCACCAGCTTCGTTCATCCGCGTGACCTCGACGGCATTCGTGCCGCGATCCGCCCCGAAACGCGGCTGGTCTTCGGCGAGGTGCTGGGCAATCCGGGGCTGGAGGTGCTGGACGTGCCGAAGGTGGCGGCCATCGCGCACGAGGCCGGCATCCCGCTGCTGATCGATTCGACCTTCACCACGCCCTATCTCTGCCGGCCGTTCGAGCATGGCGCCGATCTGGTCATGCATTCCTGCACCAAGTGGCTGGGCGGCCACGGCACCGCCATCGGCGGTGTGGTGATCGACGGCGGCCGTTTCGATTGGGAGGCGTCCGGCAAGTTCCCGACCCTGACCGAACCCTATGCCGGCTATCACGGCATCGATTTCGCCGAGGAATTCGGTCCCGCCGCCTTCATCGCCCGCGCCCGCGCCGAAGGCCTGCGCGATTTCGGCGCCTGCATGAGCCCGATGAACGCATTCCAGATTCTGCAGGGGGTGGAAACGCTGCCGTTGCGGATGAAGTGCCACATTCACAACACCCGCAAGATCGTCTGCTTCCTGGAAGGGGAACTGGCCGCCGAGAAGGGCGCCGTCGCCTGGGTCTCCTACCCCGAGCTGGTGGACCACCCCGACCATGCGCTGGCATCCCGGCTGCTGCCGCATGGTGCCGGCTCCATCATCTCCTTCGGCATCCGGGGAAATGGCGAGGATGGCGGCCGTGAGGCCGGGCGACGTTTCATCGAGTCGCTGACGCTGTTCTCGCACCTTGCCAATGTCGGCGACGCCAAGTCGCTGGTCATTCATCCCGCCAGCACCACCCATGCCCAGCTTGATGCTGCCGCACTCGCCGCCGCCGGGGTGGGGGAGGACATGATCCGCCTGTCCATCGGGCTGGAGGATTGCGACGACCTGATCGACGATCTGAAGCAGGCGCTGCGCGCCGCCACCAAGGGCTGAGGGCCGCGCCATGCAGCTGACCGTCAACGGGAACCCCGTCTTCGTCCACACCGGCGGCCGGGAGATCGATCCCGCGCGTCCCCCGGCCCGTCCCGCTGTCGTGCTGATCCACGGCGCCGGCATGGACCACAGCGTGTGGAGCCTGCAAAGCCGTTATCTCGCCCACCATGGCCGTTCGGTCCTGGCGGTCGACCTGCCGGGCCATGGCCGTTCCGGCGGTGAGCCGCTGGGCAGCATCGCCGCCATCGCCGACTGGCTGGTCGCTCTGCTCGACGCCGCCGGGCTGGAGCGCGCGGCGCTGATCGGCCATTCGATGGGCGCCCTGGTGGCGCTGGATGCAGCCGCCCGCCATGGTGGACGGGTGGAGGCGGTGGCATTGCTGGGCGTGGCGGAGCGGATGCCGGTCCATCCCGACCTGCTGGCCGCCGCCCATGCCGGCGAACAATCCGCCATCGAGATGGTGATCGGCTGGGGCCATGGTCCGCGCGGCCATGGCGGTGCCCAAGGTGGCGGCTGTCCGACGCCGGGTCTGGCCCTGATCCCCGGCGGGCGCCGGCTGATGGCTTCGGTCCGGCCGGGGGTGCTGGGTGTCGACCTTGCCGCCTGCAACGAGTACGGGCAGGGGGCCGAGGCAGCGGCGACGATCGCCTGTCCGGCGCTGTTCCTGCTGGGCGCGCTCGACAAGATGACTCCGGCAAAGGCCGGGCGGTCGCTGGCCGCCCGCGTCAAGGCGTCGCAGGTCGTCGTCCTGCCGCAGACCGGACACATGGTGATGACCGAGGCTCCCGACGCAGTTCTGGAGGCGCTGACATCTTTCCTGTCCCTGCGGCGCGGCTGAAGATTTCACTGTGGAAATTAATCCGCTTGGAGTCGGGTTTATCCTGACATGAACCATTAACGACGCTCGACTACCCTGATCGGCGGGGTTGTGGATAGCCCCGCCGTTCGTCGCAGGTCCGGGGGTGTCGTCTTGCAGAATGGCGCGTTTGGGGACATTGGGGCAGACGCCCTGTTGCAGGATCGCCGCGAGGTCGTCGCGGTTCTTTCGCCGGACGGGCGCGTGCGCCACATCAGCGAGTCCGTCGCCGATCTGTTGGGCCACAGGCCGGAGATGCTGACCGGCGCCTCCCTCGACAGTCATATCCATCCCGACGATGTGGAGGAGGTGCACCGCCGCCTCCATCTCCGCAGGAGTGCCCCCGCCGGCAGCAGCAGCCGCGCTGCGTTCCGTTTCCGCCATTCCGACGGCGGTTGGCGCTGGCTTGAGGTCACCACCCGCAACGAGATGGCCGATCCTGTCATCGGCGGGCTGGTGCTTAACATCCGCGACGTCAGCGACCACATCGCCCTGTCGGAACGGCTGCGAGCGAGCGAGGCGCGTTACCGCACCCTGGCGGAGGCGGTGCCGGTCGGCATCCTGCAGGCCGATGCCGGCGGACAGGTGTTGTTCGCCAATGCCCGGCTTGCCGGGATCACCGGGCTGGAGCCCGACCGGCTGCTCGGCGAGGGCTGGCTCGATGCCGTCCATCCGGAGGACCGGGCGCGGGTGGCGGCAGAGTGGCGGCTGGACCCGGACGGTGAGTCGGTGACGACCGATTTCCGTTTCCATGATCCCGACGGGTCGGGGGCCGACCGGCGGGTGTTGTGCCAGCGCATCCGCCTGGAGGATGGCGGCACAATCGCCACCATCACCGACGTCAGCGAATATGTGCATACCGCCAACGCTCTGCGCCTGTCGGAGGCGCGCAACGAGGCGATCCTGGACACTGCCGCCGAAGCGATCCTGATCATCGACGAGGCTGATGTGCTGATCAGCTTCAACCGTGCGGCGGAGGCGATGTTCGGTGTCGCCGCCGGGGAGTTGCTGTGGCGCCCGCTCGACCGCCTGATTCCGTTGTCCGACCTGCGCGAGGAGGGCGGTGTCCGGCTGGAGTTCGCACCTGGCCAGACCACCGCGCTGGTCGCCCGCGATCGCGCGGCGGAAGCGGAGCGTGCCGACGGCACGCGCTTTCCGGTCGAACTGTCGGTCAGCGCCAGCGAGGTGGAGGGGCGGCGGCTGTACACCGCCATTCTCCGCGACGTGACCGACCGTCGGCGGGCGGAAGCCGAGCTTCTGGCCGCCAAGGAGGCGGCAGAGGCCGGAAATCATGCGAAATCGACCTTCATCGCCGCCATGAGCCACGAGTTGCGCACCCCGCTGAATGCGGTGATCGGCTTTTCACAGCTGCTGGAGGCACAAGTCGGGACCGTTGCGGCGGACGGGCAGCGGAATGGCCGGCCGGACGACTGCGTCGGTGCGATCCGGCAGGCGGGCGAACAGCTTCTGGCGATCATCGACGACATCCTCGACATGGTGCGGATCGATGACGGCGGGCTGTCGCTGGCGGAAGGAACCGTGGACCTGTCCGCGCTGGTCGAACGGACCGTGGCGGACCTGCGCTTCCACGCCAATCGCCAGCGGGTGATGGTGGGGGTGGTGGTCGACGGCGACCTGCCGCCGCTTCGCGGCGACGAGCGACGCCTCGGCCAGGCGTTGGGGAACATCCTGTCGAACGCCATCAAGTTCAGTCATCCGGAAGCCGCCGTCGGTCTGACCGCCGGCCTTGCCGCCGATGGCTGGGTGGAGTTGTCGGTGCGCGACCAGGGCATCGGCATGCGGCCGGAGGATATCGAGAAGGCGCTTACCCCCTTCGCCCAGATCGATCAGGGCACCAACCGCCGTCACGAGGGCGTCGGTCTCGGCCTGCCGCTGGCGTTGCGTCTGGTGGAGGCACATGGCGGCACGCTGAGGCTGGACAGCGCGTTGGGGCAGGGCTGTACCGCCACCATCCGCCTGCCGCCGTCGCGCATCATGACCATCGCGGAATTGCTGGCGCTGATGTCCTGATCTGGTCTGTACCGTCCGGATGTGCCAGAAGCTGTCGCAGGATGTTCGCATCGAGCGGGCGGACGGCTTCGGAAAGGCAGGTGTGCGATGGCAGGGCAGAGCGGTATCCGGGACGCGGTGGTGCTGGTCAGCGGCGGGCTCGACTCGACGACGGTGCTCGCCATCGCCAAGGCCGAGGGCTATCGCGTCAATGCGCTCAGTTTCCGCTATGGCCAGCGCCATTCGGTGGAGCTGGAAGCGGCGCACCGGGTGGTCGCCGCCATGGGCGTCGAGCGGCATGTGATCGCCGACATCGACCTGCGCGCCTTCGGCGGCTCTGCCCTGACCGACAGCATCGCGGTGCCCAAGCACGACAGCGCCGCCGAGCTGGAGGCCGATCTGGGCGAGGGCATCCCGGTCACCTATGTCCCGGCGCGCAACACCGTCTTCCTGTCCTTCGCGCTGGCCTGGGCCGAAACGCTGGGCGCGTCCGATCTGTTCATCGGCGTCAACGCGCTGGATTACTCCGGCTATCCCGACTGCCGTCCCGAATACATCGCCGCCTTCGAGACGCTGGCCAACCTCGCCACCAAGGCGGGGGTGGAAGGCACCAGCCGGTTCAAGATCCATGCGCCGCTGATGACCATGGACAAGGCCGCGATCGTCCGTCGCGGCCTGGAACTGGGAGTCGACTACGGCCTGACCCACTCCTGCTACGACCCGACGCCGGAGGGGCTGTCCTGTGGGGCCTGCGACAGCTGCCTGCTGAGATTGAAGGGCTTTTCCGAGGTGGGAACGGCCGATCCAATTCGTTACGCTGCCGGAACCAAAGCGTAATGAAAGGGATCATTGCGGACCCGGTCTTGTTTTTCCTGTCTCATTTCCAGGGCATCTCGGCCCACAGGGTGCGGAACTCGCCATCCAGTTGCTTCAGTTCGGCGGCGAAGGTGTCCGGGCCGACGATGCGCAGCGGCTGGAAGGTCTCGCGCGCCTTGGCCTGGAATTCCGGGTCCATGGCGGCCTTGGTGATCGCCTCGATCAGGGTGCGGCGGATGTCCTGCGGCAGGCCTTTCGGCGCGCCGATGCCGCGCATCGACACCATGTCGATGGCATAGCCCTGCTCGCGGAAGGTCGGCAGGTCGGGCGCCATGTCCCAGCGTGACCGGCTCATCACCCCCAGCATCCGCACCGGGTCGCCGCCGGCGATCCCGCGCAGACCTTCGCCGAGATTCTGGTCGCAGATCTGGATGTGCTGGCCCAGCATCGCCCGGTAATTCTCCGCGCTGCCGGGGAAGGGGACGTGGATCAGCTTCGCGCCGGATTGCCGTTCCAGCAGAAGCATGGCGAGATGATCGTCCGATCCGATTCCGGTCGAGCCGACGGTGAGGGTGCGGGGATTGGTCTTGGCATGCTCGACCACGTCGGCGACCGAACGGAAGGGGCTGTCGGCGCGGACGGTCATCACGCCGGGGTCGTCGACGATGTTCACCAGCGGGTCGAGCCGGTCCAGGCCGTAGCGCGCCTGCCGTTCGATCGGGATCGTGACGAGGTTGGGCGTGTTGATGAAGCCGATGGTGTAGCCGTCGGGCGCCGCATCGGCGATGGCCGCGAAACCGATCTCCCCACCGGCGCCTGGGCGGTTCAGCACGATGATCCGCCCGCCACCGAGATAGCGTTCGATGTAGGGCGCCAGCATGCGGGCCGTCACGTCGGTGGAACCGCCGGCCCCATAGGCCACGATCATGGTGATCGGCTTCTCCGGATAGGCGGCCATCGCCGCCGGACCGCCAGCGGCGCTCAGGGCAATCGCCGCCAGCGCGGTGCCGAGAAGGGATGCGGCACGGCCGCCGGCCATGCGCAGAAATCGGGTCGCTGCTGTCATCATTCCGTCCGCTCCATCGGGCCAGCTCTCAGGATGCCGATCCAGACCATGGTGACGTCAAAGACCCGGGGTCGGCGATATTGCGTGCATTGATATAGCAGATGTGTACCGTGACGGGTAATATGCTGCGAGACTCCGTCAGGACTGTTTGAATTTTATCAATTTCGCCGAACGCTGGCGCGCGATACGGCGCAGAAGGCGCTCGACTACGATGCTATGCATGATGATAATGCAACCCATGGATTCGGGGTGCTGGAGGCTCGGACCGGCGGGCGCGCCCGGCCGGCCCGGTTCGGCAGGACCGCTCCGATCCGGGTTTCCCGCCCAACGGACTCGTCCCACGAAGCAAAGAATGCCGCAGCCGGTTCCTTCGCCGTCGCGTGCTTGAGAGAGCGGACATCCATCGAATGACAAACACCCTGAGATCGCCGCGGCCGGCCGCCATCCGGCTGAGATCGCCCCAGGACCTTGCGGCCGGGCTGCTGCTCGCCGCCATCGCGCTCGGCGGATTGTGGTTGGCGCGCAAGTGGGATGCCGGGTCGCTTGCCATGATGCAGGCAGGCTTCTTTCCGCAGCTCATCTGCTATCTGCTGTTGGCGTCGGGGCTTGCGACGATGCTGCGCGGCCTGACCACCGACGCGCCGGCTGCGCTCGGTTGGGCATGGCGGCCATCGGTTGCCATCACCGTCGCTGTGGTCGCCTTCGCCACCCTGCTCGACAAGCTGGGGCTGGTGCTCGCCATCCTGGCGTTGATCGGGATCGGCGGACTGGCCGGCCGGCCGCTGCGTCCCGGCCCCTTCACCGCGCTGTGGGCCACACTGGCCTCCGCATGCGTCGCCATCTTCTCCTGGGGGCTGGGCCTGCCGCTCCAGATCTGGCCATGATCGACGTGTTCGCCAATCTCTGGCTCGGGCTGGGCGTGTCGGTCGAGCCGATGAACCTGCTCTACTGCTTCATCGGCGCCCTGATCGGCACGCTGATCGGTGTTCTGCCTGGTTTGGGCCCGACGGCGACGGTGGCGCTGCTGCTGCCGATCACCTTCTACCTGCCGCCGGTCGGCGCGCTGATCATGCTGGCCGGCATCTTCTACGGTGCACAGTATGGCGGCTCGACCACCGCCATTCTGGTGAAGCTTCCGGGCGAGTCGTCCTCAGTGATGACCTGTCTGGACGGCAACGCCATGGCGCGCCAGGGTCGCGGCGGCGTGGCGCTGGCGACGGCGGCGCTTGCCTCGCTGTTCGCCGGCGTCGTCACCACGCTGGTGATCGCCGTCGCCGGCCCGCCGCTTGCCGGGGTGGCGCTGGCCTTCGGCCCGTCGGAGTATGTGGCGCTGATGCTGGTCGGCCTGATCGGCGCGGTGATCCTCGCCCACGGTTCCGTCGTCAAGGCTGTGGCGATGATCCTGATCGGGCTGTTGCTGTCGATGGTCGGCACCGACGTCAATTCCGGCCAGATGCGCTTCACCTTCGACATTCCTCAACTTTACGACGGGCTGGACTTCGTGCCGCTCGCCATGGGGCTGTTCGGTCTGGCCGACATCATCATCAATCTGGAGGAGACGGAGGGGCGCGGCATCGAACCGTCACCGATCCATCGGCTTTGGCCGACCTGGGCGGACTTCACGGAAGCCTGGCCGGCGGCGGTGCGCGGCACGGCGCTCGGCGCCTTCCTTGGCATCCTGCCGGGGGGCGGGGCGACGCTCAGCGCCTTTTCCTCCTATGCGCTGGAAAAGAAGGTGGCGCGCGATCCGGCTGCCTTCGGCAAGGGCGCCATCCAGGGCGTCGCCGGGCCGGAGGCCGCCAACAATGCCGGCGCCCAGGCCAGCTTCATCCCGATGCTCAGCCTCGGCATCCCGTCCAACGCGGTGATGGCGCTGATGATCGGCGCCATGATGATCCACGGCATCACGCCCGGCCCGCAGATCATGACCAAGCAGCCGGAGCTGTTCTGGGGCATGATCGCCAGCATGCTGGTCGGCAACATCATGCTGGTGGTTCTGAACCTGCCGTTGATCGGCATCTGGGTGCGGCTTCTGCGCGTGCCTTACGCCTATCTGTTCCCGGCCATCCTGGTCTTCTGCTGCATCGGCACCTACAGCCTGCGCAACGACGTCTTCGACGTGGTGATGATGGCCGGCTTCGGCCTGTTCGGCTACGTGCTGAAGAAGCTGGATTGCGAACCGGCGCCGCTGCTGCTGGGTTTCGTCCTCGGCCCGTTGCTGGAGGAGAATCTGAGCCGGGCGATGCTGCTGTCGCATGGCGACCTGACCATCTTCGTCTCGCGGCCGATCAGTGCCGGCCTGATGGCGGTTGCCGCCGGATTGCTGGCCCTGATCCTGCTGCCGGCCTTCCGCCGTCAGCGCGAGGTGGCTTTCAAGGAATAGGTGCCGGTCCTATCGAAGGAGTCCTGTGGCAATCCGCTGCAGGACTCGTTCCTTGCTCAACAATATAAAATTTGATACAAAAGCATATCGATTGTTTGGGATGACGGGGAGCGCATCATGGCCGCCACCGCCTGGATGGGACAGCGTCTGAACGCCCGTGCCGCGCAGGCCGTGCTGCGGGAACATCGCCGCGCCAACGCCCGCAAGCGTGGCTGGGCCCGTGACATCGCCCGGCTGATGCTGGTCGCTTCCGTCCTCGTCCTCGGCGTGCTTGCGGTGGAGATCGGGCGCAAGGCCGTCACCATCCTCGGTCACAATGCCGCCCAGCATTCCATCGAGATCACCGGCTGACGAGATCACCGGCTGACGCCATCGTCAGGGCAGGATCACCACATAGCGCTTGGTCGTTGTCTCAACCGCCGTCCAACTGCCTTGGAACCCCGGCTCGATGATGAAGCGGTCTCCCGCCTTCAGGTGCCATGACCGGCCGTCGTCATGGGCGACGATGCTTTCGCCCTCCAGGATCTCGCAATATTCCCACTCGTCATAGACGATGCGCCAGGAGCCGGGCGTTGACCGCCAGGTGCCTGCGAACCGTTTTCCATCGGGCGACTCGTAGCCGTTCCATGTGGTGAAGACCGGGGTTCCCGAGAGCATGCGATCGGCGGCCGGAGCGCCGGCCTCGGGCGTGATGCCGTCGAGGTCGGGCAGGGTAAACAGGGAAGCAGGCAGGGTCATCGTCAGAACTCCTCACCAATCCGCCAGCAGCGCCGGTAGATCACGGACCGACTCCAGCCGGCGGTAATGCTCGTCCGGCACCTCGGCCTCTTCATGCGCCCAGGTGATGGCATAGGGAATGTGGACGGCATGGGCGCCGGTCGCCAGAACCGGCAGGATATCGGAGCGGGCCGAGTTGCCGACCATCAGGAAGCGGGCCGGGTCGATGCCGTGGCGGGCCATCACCCGGCGATAGGTGGCCGGGTCCTTCTCGCTGACGATCTCCACCGCGTGGAACAGCTCCGACAGGCCGGAGCGGGCGATCTTGCTCTCCTGGTCGAACAGGTCGCCCTTGGTGATCAGCACCAGCCGGTGGCGGCGGGCCAGCGTTTCCACCACCTCCTGCACGCCGGGCAGCAACTCGACTGGATGCTCCAGCATCGCCTTGCCGAAGTCGATCAGGCTTTGCAGGTCGCGCGCCGGGACATGGCCGTCGGTGACGGCGATCGCCGTCTCGATCATCGACAGCACGAAGCCCTTGATGCCGTAGCCATAGACGCGGAGGTTCGCCCGTTCCGCTTCCAGCAGGCGGCGGTCTAGATCGGTCGGGTCGGCGGCATGGGCCAGCAGGGCGCGGAAGCGGTCCTGCGTCATCGAAAACAGCGATTCATTGTGCCAGAGCGTGTCATCGCCATCGAAGCCGATGGTCTCGAACTGCTGGCTGGCGGTGGGGAGGGTGCTGCTCATCAGCCTGTCCACTGGTCCGCAGGATTGATCCGTAAGTAAAACAATACATCACCCAAGTCGGTCTGCCTTGTCCAGGGGGTGTCTTCGCGAGGCTTCTTTATTGTCAGTGTAGCGAACCGTAAGTATCCACAATGACGATTTTGCCACAGATCGGTGACATTCCATGGCGAGTTCTTCGCTGCCTGCAAAGCGGGCATGTTGCCGAGAGGGGTGGCAACAGGGCTCGAAGGAGCGTAATTATATTTCCACACAAGGAGGACGTGATCGCCGACCGGCGGACCCTCCAAAACAAGACATCTCAGGAATCTCCATCATGGCAACCCTTCTGCATTCGGCCGAGACCGGCCACTCCACCACCACCTTCGGCCACATCGTCGAAGTCGCCTCGAACCTGCTGGGCCTGTGGCGCCAGCGCGTTGTGACCCGCCGCGAGCTGGGTTATCTGGACGACCGTATGCTGCAGGACATCGGCTTCAGCCGCCTGGACGCCGAGCGCGAGATGTCGAAGCCGTTCTGGCGCGAATGAGCGCCTGTACGCCGGCCGGCGAACGCACCGGAAAAGGCCGCTTCCGTTGATCGGAAGCGGCCTTTTTCTTTGTCCGTCAGTCGGTCATGCTGAAAAATTAGGCTGCACAAAAAACACCCTGCTGGAAAGGAAAAAGCCCGCCGCCGGGAGAACCGGCAGGCGGGCTTTTTCTTGACGGGCTGAAGAAGGAGCAGGGCGCTGCCCCGCCGCCATCCTCAGATGCAGTAATGCTTGAGCGGCTCGAAGCCGTTGAAGCAGACGGCCGAGTAGGTCGTGGTGTAGGCGCCGGTGGCATGGATGCGCACGCGGTCGCCGGCCTTCAGACCCATCGGCATCTTGTAGTCGGCACGCTCATACAGCACGTCGGCGCTGTCGCAGGTCGGGCCGGCCAGGATCACCGCTTCGCGGTCCTCATCCTCCTCATCGCCCAGCACCTCGATCGGGTACTGGATCGCCTCGTCCATCGTCTCGGCCAGGCCGCCGAACTTGCCGATGTCCAGATAGACCCAGCGCTTGGTGTCCTCGGCCGACTTGCGCGACACCAGGACCACTTCGCTCTCGATGATGCCGGCGCTGCCGACCATGCCGCGGCCGGGCTCGACGATGGTCTCCGGCAGGTGGTTGCCGAAGTGGGTGCGCAGCGAGTCGAAGATCGCCTGGCC from Azospirillum sp. TSH100 carries:
- a CDS encoding iron ABC transporter substrate-binding protein; this translates as MKISRSRFVRSLALASALAALPAVALTGSVSAQTTPSADGITVYNAQHASLTKEWVERFTRETGIKVTVRNGSDMELGNQIVQEGAASPADVFLTENSPAMALVDNAGLFATLSPETLAPVPENFRPASGHWVGIAARSTVFAYNTGKLPQDKLPKSLLDLANPEWKGRWAASPAGADFQAIVGALLQLKGEAATASWLKAMKENAKPYRGNSVAMKAVNAGEVEGAVIYHYYYIGDQARTGGENSKNVALHYFRNGDPGAFVSISGAGVLASSKHKGEAEAFVKFLTGKGGQEVLRDGDSYEYAVAGGIASNQRLEPLDKLQAPKVKPEALNNKAVTDLMTAAGLL
- a CDS encoding O-acetylhomoserine aminocarboxypropyltransferase, with product MAGAKFLKFDTQSLHAGQKPDPATGARAVPIHLTSSYVFSDVDQAAALFNLERPGHIYSRISNPTVAVLEERLATLEGGVGAVCTASGQAALTLAIMTLMDAGGHIVASSSIYGGSRNLLAYTLPRFGITTSFVHPRDLDGIRAAIRPETRLVFGEVLGNPGLEVLDVPKVAAIAHEAGIPLLIDSTFTTPYLCRPFEHGADLVMHSCTKWLGGHGTAIGGVVIDGGRFDWEASGKFPTLTEPYAGYHGIDFAEEFGPAAFIARARAEGLRDFGACMSPMNAFQILQGVETLPLRMKCHIHNTRKIVCFLEGELAAEKGAVAWVSYPELVDHPDHALASRLLPHGAGSIISFGIRGNGEDGGREAGRRFIESLTLFSHLANVGDAKSLVIHPASTTHAQLDAAALAAAGVGEDMIRLSIGLEDCDDLIDDLKQALRAATKG
- a CDS encoding alpha/beta fold hydrolase, encoding MQLTVNGNPVFVHTGGREIDPARPPARPAVVLIHGAGMDHSVWSLQSRYLAHHGRSVLAVDLPGHGRSGGEPLGSIAAIADWLVALLDAAGLERAALIGHSMGALVALDAAARHGGRVEAVALLGVAERMPVHPDLLAAAHAGEQSAIEMVIGWGHGPRGHGGAQGGGCPTPGLALIPGGRRLMASVRPGVLGVDLAACNEYGQGAEAAATIACPALFLLGALDKMTPAKAGRSLAARVKASQVVVLPQTGHMVMTEAPDAVLEALTSFLSLRRG
- a CDS encoding PAS domain S-box protein; this translates as MQDRREVVAVLSPDGRVRHISESVADLLGHRPEMLTGASLDSHIHPDDVEEVHRRLHLRRSAPAGSSSRAAFRFRHSDGGWRWLEVTTRNEMADPVIGGLVLNIRDVSDHIALSERLRASEARYRTLAEAVPVGILQADAGGQVLFANARLAGITGLEPDRLLGEGWLDAVHPEDRARVAAEWRLDPDGESVTTDFRFHDPDGSGADRRVLCQRIRLEDGGTIATITDVSEYVHTANALRLSEARNEAILDTAAEAILIIDEADVLISFNRAAEAMFGVAAGELLWRPLDRLIPLSDLREEGGVRLEFAPGQTTALVARDRAAEAERADGTRFPVELSVSASEVEGRRLYTAILRDVTDRRRAEAELLAAKEAAEAGNHAKSTFIAAMSHELRTPLNAVIGFSQLLEAQVGTVAADGQRNGRPDDCVGAIRQAGEQLLAIIDDILDMVRIDDGGLSLAEGTVDLSALVERTVADLRFHANRQRVMVGVVVDGDLPPLRGDERRLGQALGNILSNAIKFSHPEAAVGLTAGLAADGWVELSVRDQGIGMRPEDIEKALTPFAQIDQGTNRRHEGVGLGLPLALRLVEAHGGTLRLDSALGQGCTATIRLPPSRIMTIAELLALMS
- the queC gene encoding 7-cyano-7-deazaguanine synthase QueC; this translates as MAGQSGIRDAVVLVSGGLDSTTVLAIAKAEGYRVNALSFRYGQRHSVELEAAHRVVAAMGVERHVIADIDLRAFGGSALTDSIAVPKHDSAAELEADLGEGIPVTYVPARNTVFLSFALAWAETLGASDLFIGVNALDYSGYPDCRPEYIAAFETLANLATKAGVEGTSRFKIHAPLMTMDKAAIVRRGLELGVDYGLTHSCYDPTPEGLSCGACDSCLLRLKGFSEVGTADPIRYAAGTKA
- a CDS encoding tripartite tricarboxylate transporter substrate binding protein — protein: MMTAATRFLRMAGGRAASLLGTALAAIALSAAGGPAAMAAYPEKPITMIVAYGAGGSTDVTARMLAPYIERYLGGGRIIVLNRPGAGGEIGFAAIADAAPDGYTIGFINTPNLVTIPIERQARYGLDRLDPLVNIVDDPGVMTVRADSPFRSVADVVEHAKTNPRTLTVGSTGIGSDDHLAMLLLERQSGAKLIHVPFPGSAENYRAMLGQHIQICDQNLGEGLRGIAGGDPVRMLGVMSRSRWDMAPDLPTFREQGYAIDMVSMRGIGAPKGLPQDIRRTLIEAITKAAMDPEFQAKARETFQPLRIVGPDTFAAELKQLDGEFRTLWAEMPWK